Proteins encoded within one genomic window of Sulfurovum sp. XGS-02:
- a CDS encoding ABC transporter ATP-binding protein, with amino-acid sequence MSQFLLEAQNISHGFDTLLFHDVNFSLKPSQSAAIIGRSGCGKSTLLHIFSTFIRPDKGSVTLFGKDLYTLDDKAIEALRRYDIGIIFQFHYLFKGMSALENIEVASMLSAENIDDAILEKLEIKELMKQKIGELSGGQQQRVSVARVLSKKPRIIFADEPTGNLDKETAELVMDVLLHYIKETGAGLLLVTHDDSMEARCDVAYKIEDKILKEKK; translated from the coding sequence ATGTCCCAATTTTTATTGGAAGCACAAAATATTTCCCACGGGTTTGACACCCTTTTATTTCACGATGTAAACTTTTCATTAAAGCCCTCACAAAGTGCAGCGATCATTGGTCGAAGCGGCTGCGGTAAGTCCACGCTTTTACATATATTTTCAACCTTCATCAGACCCGATAAAGGGAGCGTGACATTGTTTGGAAAAGATCTTTACACCCTTGATGACAAGGCGATCGAAGCATTGCGCCGTTATGATATAGGGATCATCTTTCAGTTCCATTATCTCTTTAAAGGCATGAGTGCACTGGAAAACATTGAAGTAGCCAGTATGTTAAGTGCTGAGAACATCGATGATGCCATACTTGAAAAATTAGAGATCAAAGAATTGATGAAACAAAAGATAGGTGAACTCTCCGGAGGACAGCAGCAGCGTGTTTCTGTTGCAAGGGTCTTGAGTAAAAAACCTCGCATCATTTTTGCCGATGAACCCACAGGGAATTTGGATAAAGAGACAGCTGAACTGGTGATGGATGTACTGTTGCATTACATAAAAGAGACAGGAGCAGGGCTTTTACTGGTAACCCATGATGACAGCATGGAAGCACGCTGTGATGTTGCCTATAAGATAGAAGATAAAATACTCAAGGAGAAAAAATGA
- a CDS encoding penicillin-binding protein 2 → MNKDIQNRAIHQRKTKISFLFLLLFLAMGMFLFSVVKTISSDRHIPSHTTTIYDRAFRGSIISNDGYTLSSSEKTYQAVVRGASIDPDKKALFVKLFSIYSGIPESEILERFKNRKGKEIKGNIILSKTINARSAMQLKSLAYKLRKLDVFQSIKLRNGIEVLYGLDIIENGESRRFPLSDVLSPILGYVGDESDGRYTRPSGRKGLERAYEKHITSKKNGYFQGKRDVVGAVIHDKNSIKMQRVDGLDLHLNIPLALQRRVELMIDQMKLSIDADEILVGVMESETGKVLSMASSERYDPAHITQKDIPALVPKFTEYPYEAGSVLKPITIAMALDKKRITPDTWFKTGYKRFDITGGQHVSDDDYFESLSVTDIVVHSSNIGTSQISWLLTGKEFREGLLKFGIAQKTGIDLSRDLPGSLKSLRLLNHKMHRANSSFGYGMMVTFTQLLKAYSAFNNDGLAVTPRLVDYLQDAKGRHYTLPPKVGNMQAVSKKAANQVHDILLEVVKRGTGVKADYPGLEVGGKTGTAHIAKHGRYVREYHSSFYGFANDKEGNKYTIGALVIRAKKPYKYFASQSAVPTFRRVLDILVELDYLKPEGGLEVTSPEIKVAPETPPVAIQKPLVPQQEDKKKVTAAPEVKPRPSVKELFKLEPKPEPKPVSTKPAKEKSTQELFEDLF, encoded by the coding sequence ATGAATAAAGACATACAAAACAGAGCGATACATCAAAGAAAGACCAAAATTTCTTTCCTTTTTTTACTCTTATTCCTTGCAATGGGTATGTTCTTATTCTCCGTAGTAAAAACCATCTCTTCAGACAGACATATCCCCAGCCATACTACTACGATCTATGACCGTGCATTTCGAGGGTCCATCATCTCTAATGACGGTTACACCCTTAGCAGTTCAGAAAAAACCTATCAGGCAGTGGTGCGTGGAGCGAGTATAGACCCTGACAAAAAAGCACTGTTTGTCAAACTCTTCAGTATCTATAGCGGTATCCCTGAAAGTGAGATCCTTGAAAGGTTTAAAAATCGTAAAGGTAAAGAGATCAAAGGTAATATCATCCTCTCCAAGACCATTAATGCACGTTCAGCGATGCAACTTAAATCCCTCGCTTATAAATTACGTAAACTGGATGTCTTTCAGTCTATCAAGCTCCGTAACGGCATAGAAGTGCTCTATGGTCTGGATATCATAGAAAACGGTGAGAGCAGACGTTTTCCTCTTAGTGATGTTTTAAGTCCGATATTGGGCTATGTAGGTGATGAAAGTGATGGACGGTACACGCGCCCATCAGGAAGAAAAGGTCTTGAACGTGCGTATGAAAAACACATTACCTCTAAGAAAAACGGATATTTTCAAGGTAAACGTGATGTGGTCGGTGCTGTCATCCATGACAAGAACAGTATCAAGATGCAGCGTGTTGACGGGCTGGACCTTCATCTCAATATTCCTCTGGCCCTGCAAAGACGTGTCGAACTGATGATAGACCAAATGAAACTCAGTATTGATGCCGATGAGATCCTAGTCGGTGTGATGGAGAGTGAGACAGGTAAAGTACTGAGCATGGCAAGTTCTGAACGCTACGATCCCGCACATATCACGCAAAAAGACATCCCTGCATTGGTACCGAAATTTACAGAGTACCCGTATGAAGCAGGTTCTGTTCTTAAACCAATCACAATTGCAATGGCACTTGACAAAAAAAGGATCACCCCTGATACATGGTTCAAGACAGGCTATAAAAGATTTGACATTACAGGGGGACAGCATGTAAGTGACGATGACTATTTTGAATCTCTCTCCGTCACAGATATTGTGGTACACTCTTCCAACATCGGTACTTCTCAAATCTCATGGCTGCTTACGGGCAAAGAGTTTAGGGAAGGACTGCTCAAGTTCGGTATTGCACAAAAGACGGGGATAGACCTCTCACGGGATCTACCAGGCTCTCTCAAATCGCTTAGATTGCTCAATCATAAAATGCATAGAGCCAACTCTTCATTCGGCTATGGTATGATGGTGACGTTCACCCAACTGCTTAAAGCCTACTCCGCTTTCAACAATGACGGTTTGGCTGTGACGCCCCGTTTAGTCGATTATCTACAGGATGCAAAAGGCAGGCACTATACCCTCCCTCCTAAAGTCGGGAATATGCAGGCCGTCAGTAAAAAAGCTGCTAACCAGGTCCATGATATCCTTTTAGAGGTGGTCAAACGCGGTACGGGTGTCAAAGCTGACTACCCGGGCTTGGAAGTCGGTGGGAAAACAGGAACAGCTCACATCGCTAAGCACGGTCGCTATGTGAGAGAGTACCACAGCAGCTTTTATGGTTTTGCCAACGATAAAGAAGGAAATAAATATACGATCGGTGCATTGGTGATACGTGCAAAAAAACCCTATAAATACTTTGCATCACAATCTGCAGTACCTACATTCAGAAGAGTACTGGACATACTTGTAGAGCTGGATTATTTGAAGCCTGAAGGCGGGCTGGAAGTCACCAGTCCGGAGATCAAGGTAGCACCCGAAACACCGCCTGTGGCGATCCAGAAACCTTTAGTACCGCAACAAGAAGATAAGAAAAAAGTAACTGCCGCACCGGAGGTCAAACCTAGACCTTCTGTAAAAGAACTTTTTAAACTTGAACCAAAGCCTGAACCTAAACCGGTCAGTACAAAGCCTGCGAAAGAGAAATCGACTCAAGAACTTTTTGAAGATCTATTTTAA
- the prfB gene encoding peptide chain release factor 2, translating into MDAYEYSELLKSLTIKMDNIKNIVKPDVLEARLKEIEEMQQDPNFWNDAANAGKISQEKTKAERILATYNSAYDAVHDASEYFELSKAENDEETLEMLYEDADSLQESTNALEVQMMLSGEHDGANAIVSIHPGAGGTESQDWASMLYRMYLRWAERHGFKVEGLDYQAGDEAGIKDVSFIIKGENAYGYLKVENGIHRLVRISPFDSNAKRHTSFSSVMVSPEIDDDIDITIEDKDLRVDTYRASGAGGQHVNKTESAIRLTHIPTNIIVQCQNDRSQHKNKAAAMKMLKSRLYEYEMAKKQAALDGVEKSDIGWGHQIRSYVMQPYQQVKDTRSNQAFTNVDAILDGDIDKMLEGVLITQAR; encoded by the coding sequence ATGGATGCATACGAATACAGCGAATTACTCAAATCACTTACGATTAAAATGGACAATATTAAAAATATTGTAAAGCCGGATGTCTTGGAGGCGAGACTCAAAGAGATCGAAGAGATGCAGCAAGATCCTAATTTTTGGAACGATGCAGCCAATGCCGGTAAGATCTCTCAGGAAAAAACCAAAGCTGAACGTATTTTGGCTACCTATAACAGTGCCTATGATGCCGTCCATGATGCCAGTGAATATTTTGAACTATCTAAAGCAGAGAATGACGAAGAGACACTGGAGATGCTCTATGAAGATGCTGATAGCCTGCAGGAGAGTACCAATGCGCTAGAGGTACAGATGATGCTCAGTGGGGAACATGACGGTGCCAATGCCATCGTCTCCATACATCCGGGTGCCGGGGGTACGGAATCTCAGGATTGGGCCAGTATGCTCTACCGTATGTATCTGCGATGGGCAGAGAGACATGGCTTTAAGGTCGAAGGACTTGACTATCAGGCCGGGGACGAAGCAGGTATCAAAGATGTCTCTTTTATCATCAAGGGTGAAAATGCCTATGGTTACCTCAAAGTAGAGAACGGTATCCACCGACTGGTACGTATCTCTCCTTTTGACTCCAATGCCAAACGCCACACTTCATTCTCTTCCGTGATGGTTTCACCGGAGATAGATGATGACATAGACATCACCATCGAAGACAAAGACCTACGTGTGGACACCTACCGTGCTTCGGGTGCAGGTGGACAACATGTCAACAAAACTGAATCCGCCATCCGTCTTACCCATATACCGACAAATATCATCGTCCAGTGCCAAAATGACCGAAGCCAGCATAAGAACAAAGCAGCAGCCATGAAAATGCTGAAATCTCGTCTTTATGAGTATGAGATGGCTAAAAAACAAGCGGCATTGGATGGTGTGGAGAAATCAGACATTGGATGGGGGCACCAGATACGCTCTTATGTCATGCAACCCTACCAGCAGGTCAAGGACACAAGGTCTAACCAGGCCTTTACCAATGTAGATGCCATACTGGATGGTGACATAGACAAAATGCTAGAAGGTGTACTGATCACGCAAGCAAGATAG
- a CDS encoding FtsW/RodA/SpoVE family cell cycle protein — protein sequence MVDKPLLAGVMTLLTLSLVMSYSLSTYTVLHFNYAGFHFFIRQSIAVFIGLGTMVLLSRMDPDRWFSRIGLSLFILFFVLMIGMQFLPSSLVTAVGGAKRWIHVGPMSIAPVEFFKVGFVFFLAWSFSRKLLNKTKMQFWEEVRTFTPYLFVFMIAVVIIAVFQKDLGQVVVLGATLMVLFLFIGSSWKFFLSLLSVGFLAFIGLIFLAPHRMARIKSWWGTVQDSILSLFPFESVQNLRIEAGKEPYQISNSLNAIYNGGFWGQGLGNGQFKLGYLSEVHTDFILAGITEELGFLGLALVTMTILFIVFRIFKIASKVKNPMYYLFSIGVGLLISLAFILNSYGISGITPIKGIAVPFLSYGGSHIWASCIAIGMVLMVSKKVPRDAKGRMR from the coding sequence ATGGTAGACAAACCCCTTTTAGCAGGTGTTATGACACTTCTGACACTATCATTAGTGATGAGCTATTCTCTCTCTACCTATACCGTTCTGCATTTTAATTATGCAGGTTTTCACTTTTTTATACGGCAAAGTATAGCTGTTTTTATAGGCTTGGGGACAATGGTGCTTTTAAGTAGAATGGACCCTGACAGATGGTTTTCACGCATAGGATTGTCACTATTTATCCTCTTTTTTGTTTTGATGATCGGCATGCAGTTCCTGCCTTCGTCCCTTGTTACAGCGGTAGGAGGGGCCAAACGATGGATACATGTAGGGCCCATGTCCATTGCGCCTGTTGAATTCTTTAAAGTAGGGTTCGTCTTCTTTTTGGCCTGGAGTTTTTCCCGCAAATTGCTCAACAAAACAAAAATGCAGTTTTGGGAAGAGGTACGTACGTTTACCCCATATCTTTTTGTCTTCATGATAGCCGTCGTTATCATTGCTGTATTTCAAAAAGACCTGGGTCAAGTGGTCGTATTGGGAGCGACACTGATGGTATTGTTCTTGTTTATAGGAAGTTCTTGGAAGTTCTTTCTAAGTCTACTTTCCGTGGGTTTTCTGGCTTTTATAGGACTTATTTTCCTGGCACCTCACCGTATGGCACGAATCAAAAGCTGGTGGGGGACGGTACAAGACAGCATACTCTCTCTTTTCCCTTTTGAATCGGTTCAGAACCTTCGTATAGAGGCAGGAAAAGAACCCTACCAGATTTCCAATTCACTCAATGCCATTTATAATGGCGGCTTCTGGGGGCAAGGTTTGGGAAATGGTCAGTTCAAATTGGGGTATCTAAGTGAAGTGCATACAGATTTTATTTTGGCAGGTATCACGGAAGAGTTGGGGTTTTTAGGACTTGCTTTGGTGACAATGACGATATTGTTTATTGTCTTTCGTATCTTCAAGATCGCCTCGAAAGTGAAAAACCCTATGTATTATCTCTTCTCTATAGGGGTAGGGTTGCTGATCTCCTTGGCATTTATTCTTAACTCTTACGGAATCTCGGGGATCACACCAATTAAAGGAATTGCCGTACCGTTTTTGAGTTATGGGGGGTCGCATATATGGGCTTCATGTATCGCTATAGGTATGGTTTTGATGGTATCTAAAAAGGTGCCAAGAGATGCTAAAGGAAGAATGCGATGA
- the murG gene encoding undecaprenyldiphospho-muramoylpentapeptide beta-N-acetylglucosaminyltransferase translates to MSIVMTGGGTGGHLAIIKAVKEHLKEEELIYIGSTKGQDRQWFEEDDDFAYKYFFDTRGVVNQGALGKVKSLFMLFKATMKAIRLLRKHQAKVVFSVGGFSAAATAFAARILRIPLVIHEQNAALGSLNKLLKPHAAAFISSYLEESPIKAYPIKQIFFENARIRDKVGTIIFLGGSQGAKAINRLALEIAPQLKERGIRIIHQAGQKNIGEVQKAYDDLGIEAEVFGFTTKLAEYMKEADLAIARSGASTLWELSATALPALYIPYPHAASDHQFHNARFLVEQDLAWIMRENEIDREKVLALLDEELSEKSRGLMEIVEKNGSEKISALLTQI, encoded by the coding sequence ATGAGTATTGTAATGACAGGCGGTGGTACAGGTGGACATTTGGCCATCATCAAGGCGGTGAAAGAGCATCTGAAAGAGGAAGAATTGATCTATATCGGTTCGACCAAAGGACAGGACAGACAGTGGTTTGAAGAGGATGATGACTTTGCATACAAATACTTTTTTGACACACGCGGTGTGGTAAACCAGGGAGCATTAGGCAAGGTCAAATCACTCTTTATGCTGTTCAAAGCAACGATGAAAGCCATCAGACTTTTAAGAAAGCATCAGGCCAAAGTGGTCTTTTCCGTGGGCGGTTTCTCGGCTGCGGCTACGGCATTTGCAGCCAGGATTTTGCGTATACCACTGGTCATCCATGAACAGAATGCCGCACTGGGTTCGCTCAATAAACTGCTCAAACCTCATGCTGCTGCATTTATCTCTTCGTATCTTGAGGAGAGTCCCATCAAAGCCTATCCGATCAAACAGATATTTTTTGAGAATGCCCGCATACGGGATAAAGTCGGAACGATCATCTTTCTTGGCGGGTCCCAGGGGGCAAAAGCGATCAACAGACTGGCTTTAGAGATCGCACCCCAACTCAAAGAGAGAGGGATCAGGATCATTCATCAAGCCGGACAGAAGAACATCGGTGAGGTACAAAAGGCCTATGATGATCTGGGTATAGAAGCAGAAGTGTTCGGTTTTACGACCAAACTGGCAGAGTATATGAAGGAAGCAGACCTGGCCATAGCACGTTCGGGTGCATCGACACTTTGGGAACTCTCTGCCACAGCCCTGCCTGCACTCTACATTCCCTACCCGCATGCTGCAAGTGACCACCAGTTTCATAATGCCCGGTTCCTGGTGGAACAAGATCTTGCCTGGATCATGAGGGAAAATGAGATAGACAGGGAAAAGGTCCTGGCACTGTTGGATGAGGAGCTGTCAGAGAAAAGCAGGGGACTTATGGAGATCGTTGAAAAAAACGGTAGTGAGAAGATCTCAGCGTTATTGACACAAATCTGA
- the panC gene encoding pantoate--beta-alanine ligase, which produces MVIVRTIEALQEAKKTLSGSIGFVPTMGALHKGHLSLIQQAKQENDHLIVSIFVNPTQFLEGEDLDAYPRKEEADVKICKLAGVDILFMPTIDAMYEKDELSIGAPAIRGYILEGEKRPGHFDGMLQVVMKLLNLSGATNAYFGKKDAQQLALIIQMVKNYFMDVNIIPCDIVRDENGLALSSRNVYLQGEEKTRALSLARSLKRATKMVMAGELNAEVIKKEMLTVLEETDQVEYVAIVDRAFNALDTIEIGNTIILVAAWVGKPRLIDNMWI; this is translated from the coding sequence ATGGTTATCGTTCGGACAATAGAGGCTTTACAGGAAGCCAAAAAAACATTATCGGGTTCTATAGGTTTTGTTCCTACCATGGGCGCACTGCATAAAGGGCATCTTTCACTTATACAGCAGGCCAAACAAGAGAACGATCATCTTATTGTTTCCATTTTTGTCAACCCTACACAGTTTTTGGAAGGGGAAGACTTGGATGCCTATCCCCGTAAAGAGGAAGCCGATGTGAAGATATGCAAACTCGCAGGTGTGGATATACTCTTTATGCCGACGATCGATGCAATGTATGAAAAGGATGAACTGAGTATAGGTGCACCTGCGATCCGTGGGTATATTCTGGAAGGAGAAAAGCGTCCAGGTCATTTTGACGGTATGCTTCAAGTGGTCATGAAACTGCTTAATCTCAGCGGTGCAACCAATGCCTACTTTGGGAAAAAAGATGCACAGCAGTTAGCCCTCATCATACAGATGGTCAAAAATTATTTTATGGATGTCAATATCATTCCCTGTGACATTGTAAGAGATGAGAACGGACTGGCTTTAAGCAGCCGTAATGTGTACCTGCAAGGGGAGGAGAAAACGCGTGCACTCTCTCTTGCACGTTCACTCAAGCGTGCGACCAAAATGGTCATGGCTGGAGAACTCAATGCTGAAGTGATCAAAAAAGAGATGTTGACCGTGCTCGAAGAGACGGACCAGGTTGAGTATGTGGCGATCGTCGACAGAGCATTTAATGCACTTGACACCATAGAGATAGGGAATACGATCATTCTTGTTGCCGCATGGGTGGGTAAACCCAGACTGATTGATAATATGTGGATCTAA